The Saccharopolyspora gloriosae genome has a segment encoding these proteins:
- a CDS encoding nitroreductase has translation MTTPAAHFSEIAKSRHSVRRFKSTPLAPQDIRGVLEDAQTAPSNCNTQPWTVHVASGSARDQLSKELIKADEEGRHSSDFTFDYADFGEGTYLERAHEHAATLYGSLGIERADKAGRRGVILDNLAFYGAPHVAFLFMPQFGDGVRAAGDIGMYAQNFLLSLTARGLGGIPQTALGSYADTIRDFLGVPQELKLLFGIAFGHSDEAAPGNSFRMSRVSLHDSVVLHETPGVLDEQ, from the coding sequence ATGACCACCCCAGCCGCACACTTCTCGGAGATCGCGAAATCACGGCATTCCGTGCGCAGGTTCAAGTCCACACCGCTCGCCCCGCAGGACATCCGGGGAGTGCTCGAGGACGCTCAGACCGCCCCGTCGAACTGCAACACCCAGCCCTGGACCGTGCACGTGGCCTCCGGATCGGCCCGCGACCAGCTGAGCAAGGAACTCATCAAGGCCGACGAGGAGGGAAGGCACTCCTCCGACTTCACCTTCGACTACGCCGACTTCGGAGAAGGCACCTACCTGGAGCGAGCGCACGAGCACGCCGCCACGCTCTACGGCTCCCTGGGCATCGAGCGAGCGGACAAAGCAGGCAGGAGGGGCGTCATTCTGGACAACCTCGCCTTCTACGGCGCCCCGCACGTCGCCTTCCTCTTCATGCCCCAGTTCGGCGACGGCGTACGAGCCGCCGGCGACATCGGCATGTACGCGCAGAACTTCCTCCTGTCCCTGACCGCTCGTGGACTCGGCGGCATCCCGCAAACCGCGCTCGGTTCCTACGCCGACACCATCCGCGATTTCCTAGGAGTTCCCCAAGAGCTCAAGCTCCTGTTCGGCATCGCCTTCGGCCATTCCGACGAAGCGGCACCTGGCAACAGCTTCCGGATGTCACGCGTCTCGCTGCACGACAGCGTCGTGCTGCACGAAACCCCCGGCGTCCTCGACGAGCAGTGA
- a CDS encoding TetR/AcrR family transcriptional regulator, producing the protein MTDATDLRERRRRATRAEIEAVVLDLFAEHGSDRTTVEEIAAAAGVSQRTFFRYFPTKEDAALDASRGFQEFIAARIARLGGGEPVLPDLFGAFAEALADIATSDDALIERLLRVRGLAAEDENLRDSLLALDQQLCRDNQHLVITMLGDGDALRARVMVETVSVALRAALDEWARLRCQGQDVDPVDVFRRTWDYLGQMLGSSCVRPASPSA; encoded by the coding sequence GTGACTGATGCCACTGACCTGCGGGAACGGCGACGTCGTGCCACCCGGGCGGAGATCGAGGCCGTAGTTCTCGACCTGTTCGCCGAGCACGGTTCGGATCGGACGACCGTCGAGGAGATCGCCGCTGCGGCGGGTGTCTCCCAGCGCACCTTCTTCCGCTACTTCCCGACGAAGGAGGACGCCGCGCTCGACGCCAGTCGCGGGTTCCAGGAGTTCATCGCCGCCCGCATCGCCCGCCTGGGCGGCGGCGAGCCGGTTCTGCCTGACCTGTTCGGGGCGTTCGCGGAAGCCTTGGCCGACATTGCGACGAGTGATGACGCGCTGATCGAACGCCTGCTGCGGGTCCGCGGTCTGGCCGCCGAAGACGAGAACCTCCGCGACTCCCTGCTGGCCCTCGATCAGCAGCTCTGCCGCGACAACCAGCACCTCGTGATCACCATGCTCGGTGACGGCGATGCGTTGCGCGCCCGCGTGATGGTGGAGACCGTGAGCGTCGCCCTCCGGGCTGCGCTCGACGAATGGGCTCGGCTCCGGTGCCAGGGGCAAGATGTCGACCCGGTCGACGTCTTTCGCCGGACCTGGGACTACTTGGGGCAGATGCTCGGCAGTTCCTGCGTTCGGCCTGCGTCCCCGAGTGCGTGA
- a CDS encoding siderophore-interacting protein has translation MSTRRVRSRYRLLRVSEVERITPRMVRVVLGGAELADFDSTGSDQRIKLCLPRPGQPTPLGRDRAEVFALPREQQPKQRTYTVRWFDAARQRLAIDLVVHDHDGPGSAWARAVRPGDQIVAVGPSPSYRADPAADRLVLAGDETALPAMLAMVDELDESARVQVFAEIADEAERQEIRARADVTWTWLHRDGVPAGLSTLLADAVRTADLGSRPDVWVGAEAAAVHQIREYCQRELGLDRRRVYALAYWRHAAPA, from the coding sequence GTGAGCACGCGACGCGTGCGCTCCCGGTACCGGCTGCTTCGGGTCTCCGAGGTCGAGCGGATCACCCCGCGCATGGTGCGGGTGGTCCTCGGCGGAGCTGAGCTCGCCGACTTCGACAGCACCGGCAGCGACCAGCGGATCAAGCTGTGCCTGCCGCGTCCCGGGCAGCCGACGCCGCTGGGACGGGACCGAGCGGAGGTGTTCGCGCTGCCGCGCGAGCAGCAGCCGAAGCAGCGCACCTACACGGTCCGCTGGTTCGACGCGGCCCGGCAGCGGCTCGCGATCGACCTGGTCGTGCACGATCACGACGGCCCCGGCTCCGCCTGGGCGCGGGCGGTCCGGCCCGGCGATCAGATCGTGGCGGTCGGGCCGAGCCCGTCGTACCGGGCGGACCCGGCGGCGGACCGGCTCGTGCTCGCCGGGGATGAGACGGCGCTACCCGCGATGCTGGCGATGGTCGACGAGCTGGACGAAAGCGCTCGGGTGCAGGTGTTCGCCGAGATCGCCGACGAGGCGGAGCGCCAGGAGATCCGCGCGCGGGCGGACGTGACGTGGACGTGGCTGCATCGCGACGGTGTTCCCGCCGGGCTGAGCACCTTGCTGGCGGACGCCGTGCGGACCGCCGACCTCGGCTCGCGGCCGGACGTGTGGGTGGGCGCGGAAGCCGCGGCGGTGCACCAGATCCGGGAGTACTGCCAGCGGGAACTCGGGTTGGATCGCCGCCGGGTGTACGCGCTGGCGTACTGGCGCCACGCCGCCCCGGCCTGA
- a CDS encoding transglycosylase domain-containing protein, with product MRVRDSLLKLFGLCVLAGVLVAGMLFPAAGALGVVSNRAGDAVNNISSELMTQDPPLVTTVTDRAGVPIAYLFDQNRTPAAPDQISASMKSAIIAIEDRRFFDHEGVDWAGTMRAALTNQMSGEIAQGGSTLTQQYVKNYQVHVFAADDPIKQAKAIEQTPARKLREIRIALQLEKRLGKEEILARYLNVVPFGNQTYGVAAAARTYFNTTPDKLNVAQSALLAGIVNSPSALNPESNPQEATLRRNTVIDTMQAQHRIDRRAADAARAAPLGLVSPLNTLPNNCVGAGPADGFFCKYVIDYLQNAGFAEQELRTGGYTIRTTLDQKATNAAKAAAEKHVPKDTKGIANVMAVVEPGKDKHEVRALVANRDFGNDAGRGQTSYALPSGVAKFGAGSVYKVFTAAAALEKGMGIQNTIQAPGNYTSSVYRNGSAPYTVGNAEGVTPGPRTLQKALATSPNTAFVALQERVGLDQTVDMATRLGMRQTLLHSNLSGDPLAPNGANGPSMGDVVKEKKIGAFTLGFGPTSPLELANVSATLMSGGTWCPPTPVDQILDRNGNPISITEDPCEQAVDEGLANAMAVGMSQDDKAGGTAYGAANNASWTRPMAGKTGTTEAHQSAGFMGGTPQFAGSVLTFSDGDNPQGICDSTPPALCGANGGNIYGGKVPARTWFDAMKPIHEGLPTAPLPDVTDRYKSGGDEFQVPNVVGITAERAKRTLEKAGYKVEQRSVNSERRKGSVTSQTPRGFALPGETVTLSVSTGYVPPPSPAPKPPPPPPPPGEPGEPGRPPGEQQPDPPFIPIPPGIFPP from the coding sequence GTGCGTGTCCGGGACAGCTTGCTGAAGCTCTTCGGCCTGTGTGTGCTCGCAGGAGTTCTCGTCGCCGGGATGCTGTTCCCGGCCGCCGGTGCTCTAGGGGTGGTGTCCAACCGCGCCGGTGACGCGGTGAACAACATCTCCTCCGAGTTGATGACACAGGACCCGCCCCTCGTGACCACGGTCACCGACCGGGCGGGAGTACCGATCGCCTACCTCTTCGACCAGAACCGGACGCCTGCGGCGCCCGACCAGATCTCCGCCTCGATGAAATCCGCGATCATCGCGATCGAGGACCGCCGGTTCTTCGACCACGAGGGCGTCGACTGGGCGGGCACGATGCGCGCCGCGCTCACCAACCAGATGTCCGGTGAGATCGCACAAGGCGGCTCCACGCTCACCCAGCAGTACGTGAAGAACTACCAAGTACACGTGTTCGCCGCCGACGATCCGATCAAGCAGGCCAAGGCCATCGAGCAGACCCCGGCGCGCAAGCTGCGGGAGATCCGCATCGCGCTGCAGCTCGAAAAGCGGCTCGGCAAAGAGGAAATCCTCGCCCGCTACCTGAACGTGGTCCCGTTCGGCAACCAGACCTACGGCGTCGCCGCCGCGGCCCGCACCTACTTCAACACCACTCCGGACAAGCTCAACGTCGCGCAGTCCGCGCTGCTGGCGGGCATCGTCAACAGCCCCAGCGCGCTCAACCCGGAATCGAACCCGCAAGAGGCGACGCTCCGGCGCAACACCGTCATCGACACGATGCAGGCGCAGCACCGCATCGACAGACGCGCCGCCGACGCCGCCCGCGCCGCGCCGCTCGGGCTCGTCTCGCCGCTGAACACGCTGCCGAACAACTGCGTCGGAGCCGGTCCCGCCGACGGCTTCTTCTGCAAGTACGTCATCGACTACTTGCAGAACGCCGGGTTCGCCGAGCAGGAGCTCCGCACCGGCGGCTACACGATCCGCACCACGCTGGACCAGAAGGCGACCAACGCGGCGAAAGCCGCCGCCGAAAAGCACGTGCCCAAGGACACCAAGGGCATCGCGAACGTGATGGCGGTCGTCGAACCCGGCAAGGACAAGCACGAGGTGCGCGCGCTGGTCGCCAACCGCGACTTCGGCAACGACGCCGGCCGCGGCCAAACCTCGTACGCGCTGCCCAGCGGCGTGGCGAAGTTCGGCGCCGGATCGGTCTACAAGGTGTTCACGGCGGCCGCCGCGCTGGAGAAGGGGATGGGGATCCAGAACACCATCCAGGCCCCCGGCAACTACACCTCGAGCGTCTACCGCAACGGTTCCGCGCCCTACACCGTCGGCAACGCCGAAGGCGTCACGCCCGGCCCGCGGACCTTGCAGAAGGCCCTCGCGACCTCGCCGAACACCGCGTTCGTGGCATTGCAGGAACGGGTGGGCCTGGACCAGACGGTCGACATGGCGACCCGGCTGGGCATGCGGCAGACGCTGCTGCACTCGAACCTCAGCGGTGATCCGCTCGCCCCGAACGGCGCGAACGGGCCGTCGATGGGCGACGTGGTCAAGGAGAAGAAGATCGGGGCGTTCACCCTCGGCTTCGGCCCGACCAGCCCGCTGGAGCTGGCGAACGTCTCGGCGACCCTGATGAGCGGTGGCACCTGGTGCCCGCCGACGCCGGTCGATCAGATTCTCGACCGCAACGGGAACCCGATCTCCATCACCGAGGACCCGTGCGAGCAGGCCGTCGACGAGGGGCTCGCGAACGCGATGGCCGTCGGCATGAGCCAGGACGACAAAGCGGGCGGCACCGCCTACGGAGCCGCGAACAACGCGAGCTGGACGCGGCCGATGGCGGGCAAGACGGGAACCACCGAAGCCCACCAGTCCGCCGGGTTCATGGGCGGCACCCCGCAGTTCGCCGGCTCGGTGCTGACCTTCTCCGACGGTGACAACCCGCAGGGCATCTGCGACAGCACGCCACCGGCGCTGTGCGGTGCCAACGGCGGCAACATCTACGGCGGCAAGGTTCCGGCGCGCACCTGGTTCGACGCGATGAAACCGATCCACGAGGGGCTGCCCACGGCCCCGCTGCCGGATGTCACCGACCGGTACAAGAGCGGCGGCGACGAGTTCCAGGTGCCCAACGTCGTCGGCATCACCGCCGAGCGGGCCAAGCGCACGTTGGAGAAGGCCGGGTACAAGGTCGAGCAGCGATCGGTCAACAGCGAACGCCGGAAGGGCTCGGTGACCAGCCAGACCCCGCGCGGTTTCGCCCTGCCCGGCGAGACGGTGACGTTGTCGGTGAGCACCGGCTACGTCCCGCCGCCGTCGCCGGCTCCGAAACCACCACCGCCACCACCGCCTCCGGGCGAACCGGGCGAACCGGGACGACCGCCGGGTGAGCAACAGCCGGATCCGCCGTTCATCCCGATCCCGCCGGGCATCTTCCCGCCGTGA
- a CDS encoding WhiB family transcriptional regulator: protein MFEQGDWRVQAACRDENPDQLFVRGAEQRKARMICFGCPVRTECLGEALDNKIEFGVWGGMTERERRALLRRRPEVRNWREVLEAARDGYADIDEYQAG, encoded by the coding sequence ATGTTCGAGCAGGGGGACTGGCGGGTTCAGGCAGCATGCCGGGATGAAAATCCGGACCAGTTGTTCGTTAGGGGAGCTGAGCAGCGCAAAGCGCGAATGATCTGCTTCGGCTGCCCGGTGCGGACGGAGTGCCTCGGAGAGGCGCTCGACAACAAGATCGAGTTCGGTGTCTGGGGTGGAATGACCGAGCGGGAGCGGCGCGCGTTGTTGCGTCGACGCCCGGAAGTCCGCAACTGGCGTGAGGTTCTGGAAGCCGCGCGAGACGGCTACGCCGACATCGACGAGTACCAGGCGGGCTGA
- a CDS encoding ArsA family ATPase — protein sequence MTTPAALDVDALLDDPQNRVLVCCGSGGVGKTTTAAALAVRAAERGRKTVVLTIDPARRLAQALGMRELDNQPRQVVLDDFEPTGDLNAMMLDMRRTFDDMVLAHAGEERARQILENPFYQTISTSFSGTQEYMAMEKLGQLAASGEWDLIIVDTPPSRSALDFLDAPQRLSTVLDGRLIKLLSSPAKASGKGLRKIVGAGFGMFSKAVSTVIGGQLLSDASAFVQAFDSTFGGFRERADHTYRLLRSPGTAFVVIAAPEPDALREASFFVERLTAEGMPLAGLVANRTHPVFAELTGSRALSAAEELDAAGNSPLAAAVLRVHADRVAVADRERRMLARFTRAHPEVSLVGVPALPADVHDLDGLREIGRRLAVE from the coding sequence ATGACCACCCCCGCCGCACTCGACGTCGACGCGCTGCTCGACGATCCGCAGAACCGCGTCCTGGTGTGCTGCGGGTCCGGCGGCGTCGGCAAGACGACCACGGCCGCCGCGCTCGCGGTGCGAGCCGCCGAACGCGGCCGCAAGACCGTCGTGCTCACCATCGACCCGGCGCGGCGGCTCGCGCAGGCGCTGGGCATGCGGGAGCTGGACAACCAGCCGCGTCAGGTGGTCCTCGACGACTTCGAGCCGACCGGTGATCTGAACGCGATGATGCTCGACATGCGGCGCACCTTCGACGACATGGTGCTCGCGCACGCCGGGGAGGAACGCGCCCGGCAGATCCTGGAGAACCCCTTCTACCAGACCATTTCCACCTCGTTCTCCGGAACGCAGGAGTACATGGCGATGGAGAAGCTCGGCCAGCTCGCCGCCTCCGGGGAATGGGACCTGATCATCGTGGACACCCCGCCGAGCCGGTCCGCGCTGGACTTCCTGGACGCGCCGCAGCGGCTGTCCACGGTGCTCGACGGCAGGTTGATCAAGCTGCTGTCCTCCCCGGCCAAGGCGAGCGGCAAAGGACTCCGCAAGATCGTCGGCGCCGGGTTCGGGATGTTCTCGAAGGCGGTGTCCACCGTCATCGGCGGCCAGCTGCTGTCCGATGCCTCGGCGTTCGTGCAGGCCTTCGACTCGACGTTCGGCGGATTCCGGGAGCGCGCCGATCACACCTACCGGCTGCTGCGCTCACCCGGCACGGCGTTCGTGGTGATCGCCGCACCGGAACCGGACGCGCTGCGGGAGGCGTCGTTCTTCGTGGAGCGGCTCACCGCGGAGGGCATGCCGCTGGCCGGTCTGGTCGCGAACCGCACCCACCCGGTGTTCGCCGAGCTGACCGGCAGCCGGGCGCTGTCCGCCGCCGAGGAGCTCGACGCCGCGGGGAACTCGCCGCTGGCCGCGGCGGTGCTGCGGGTGCACGCCGATCGCGTGGCGGTGGCCGACCGGGAACGCCGAATGCTCGCCCGATTCACCCGCGCGCACCCCGAGGTGTCGTTGGTGGGCGTACCCGCACTTCCCGCAGATGTGCATGATCTCGACGGCTTGCGCGAGATCGGCCGCAGACTCGCGGTGGAATAA
- a CDS encoding ArsA-related P-loop ATPase, with product MTGWDAELNDARLHIVSGKGGTGKTTVAAALALALATGGRRVLLIEVEGRQGIAQLFDTAPLPYSEETIAAAPGGGELRALAIDAEPALLEYLSMFYNLGFAGRTLKRMGAIEFATTLAPGLRDVLFTGKVKECVGRTDENGRHVYDAVVLDAPPTGRVVKFLDVTRAMADLAKVGPIRGQSEGVVRLLHSADTVVHLVSLLEDLPVRETLEAVAELDTADLRPGAVLLNRVRPGHLPARSVAAAAAGRVDADRLRSGLESAGVRVDDELLAGLTDETVEHAVRSQAEREAEERLAATDLPNVALPELTAGIDVAELYELAEILTAHGVGRPR from the coding sequence GTGACCGGATGGGACGCCGAACTCAACGACGCTCGGCTGCACATCGTCAGCGGCAAGGGCGGCACCGGCAAGACCACCGTCGCCGCGGCGCTGGCGCTGGCGCTGGCGACCGGTGGCCGGCGGGTGCTGCTGATCGAAGTCGAAGGCAGGCAGGGCATTGCGCAGCTGTTCGACACCGCGCCGCTGCCGTACTCCGAGGAGACGATCGCCGCGGCCCCCGGCGGAGGTGAGCTGCGGGCACTGGCCATCGACGCCGAACCGGCGCTGCTGGAATACCTGTCGATGTTCTACAACCTCGGCTTCGCCGGCCGCACGCTCAAGCGGATGGGCGCGATCGAGTTCGCCACCACCCTCGCGCCAGGGCTTCGCGACGTGCTGTTCACCGGCAAGGTCAAGGAGTGCGTCGGGCGCACCGACGAGAACGGGCGCCACGTCTACGACGCCGTCGTGCTCGACGCGCCGCCGACCGGGCGGGTCGTGAAGTTCCTCGACGTCACCCGCGCCATGGCCGACCTGGCGAAGGTCGGACCGATTCGCGGGCAGAGCGAAGGCGTGGTCCGGCTGCTGCACTCCGCCGACACCGTGGTGCACCTGGTGTCGCTGCTGGAGGACCTGCCGGTGCGCGAGACCTTGGAGGCCGTCGCCGAACTCGACACCGCGGATCTGCGCCCCGGCGCGGTGCTGCTGAACCGCGTCCGCCCCGGCCACCTGCCCGCCCGCTCGGTGGCGGCCGCCGCGGCGGGCCGGGTCGACGCGGACCGGTTGCGCTCCGGCCTGGAGTCGGCCGGTGTGCGGGTGGACGACGAACTGCTGGCCGGGCTCACCGACGAGACGGTGGAACACGCGGTGCGCTCGCAGGCCGAGCGGGAGGCCGAGGAACGGCTCGCCGCCACCGACCTGCCCAACGTGGCGCTGCCCGAGCTGACCGCCGGAATCGACGTGGCCGAGCTCTACGAGCTGGCCGAGATCCTCACCGCACACGGCGTCGGGAGACCGCGATGA
- a CDS encoding DUF4177 domain-containing protein translates to MTKWEYATVPLLTHATKQILDQWGEDGWELVSVLPGPTGEQHVAYLKRPKES, encoded by the coding sequence ATGACCAAATGGGAGTACGCGACCGTGCCGCTGTTGACCCACGCGACCAAGCAGATCCTGGACCAGTGGGGTGAGGACGGCTGGGAGCTCGTTTCCGTCCTGCCGGGTCCGACCGGTGAGCAGCACGTCGCTTACCTGAAGCGCCCGAAGGAGTCCTGA
- a CDS encoding RidA family protein, with the protein MGAWKQRLDELGIELPGVAAPVAAYVPAVRSGSQVFTSGQLPFAGGKLAAVGKVGAEIDADEAKQHARTCVLNALAAVDALVGLDSIVRIVKVVGFVASAEGFTGQPAVINGASELLGEIFGEAGSHARSAVGVAELPVGAPVEVEMIVEVA; encoded by the coding sequence ATGGGCGCCTGGAAGCAACGGCTGGACGAGCTGGGCATCGAACTGCCGGGGGTCGCGGCCCCGGTCGCGGCCTACGTGCCCGCGGTGCGCAGCGGATCGCAGGTGTTCACCTCCGGCCAGCTGCCGTTCGCGGGCGGGAAGCTCGCCGCCGTGGGCAAGGTCGGCGCGGAGATCGACGCGGACGAGGCGAAGCAGCACGCCCGCACCTGCGTGCTCAACGCGCTCGCGGCGGTGGACGCGCTGGTCGGACTGGACTCGATCGTGCGGATCGTGAAGGTCGTCGGCTTCGTGGCCTCCGCCGAGGGTTTCACCGGACAGCCCGCCGTGATCAACGGTGCTTCGGAGCTGCTCGGGGAGATCTTCGGCGAGGCGGGCAGCCATGCTCGTTCCGCCGTCGGCGTCGCCGAGTTGCCCGTCGGGGCGCCGGTCGAGGTGGAGATGATCGTCGAGGTCGCGTGA
- a CDS encoding Gfo/Idh/MocA family protein — protein MSEALRVGIVGAGPWARRVHAPGLNAHPGMHLTAVWSRRPDTAKALAYQYDADVADGYDSLLDAVDAVAFAVPPAVQGELAVQAAREGKHLILEKPLAGDVPAAEAVANAVRQSRVAALVMLTRRFAPEVRDWLTGLGHLGGWTGGTAQWLAGGLLAGDYAATPWRQERTGALLDAGPHALDLLDAALGRINRVHHARRDESDNWQMAFEHASGASSTLTLSLRVPVQPALIEFTLYGTNGKSQLTGRRTAARECYAQLLDEFLAMIRSGRTAHPCDIRRGLHLQRVLDAVRLAAD, from the coding sequence ATGAGCGAAGCACTTCGGGTCGGGATCGTCGGAGCGGGTCCGTGGGCGAGGCGCGTCCACGCGCCCGGCCTGAACGCGCACCCCGGGATGCACCTGACCGCCGTGTGGTCGCGGCGACCGGACACCGCGAAAGCGCTCGCCTACCAGTACGACGCCGACGTCGCCGACGGATACGACTCGCTGCTCGACGCCGTGGACGCCGTGGCGTTCGCCGTGCCACCGGCCGTGCAAGGCGAACTGGCCGTGCAGGCCGCCCGCGAAGGCAAGCACCTCATCCTGGAGAAGCCACTGGCCGGCGACGTGCCCGCCGCGGAAGCCGTCGCGAACGCCGTGCGCCAGAGCAGGGTGGCGGCCCTGGTGATGCTGACCCGGCGGTTCGCGCCCGAAGTCCGGGACTGGCTCACCGGCCTCGGACACCTCGGCGGCTGGACCGGCGGCACCGCGCAGTGGCTCGCGGGCGGACTGCTCGCCGGGGACTACGCGGCGACACCGTGGCGGCAGGAACGCACCGGCGCGCTGCTGGACGCCGGACCGCACGCGCTGGACCTGCTGGACGCGGCGCTCGGCCGGATCAACCGGGTGCACCACGCTCGGCGGGACGAATCCGACAACTGGCAGATGGCATTCGAGCACGCCAGCGGCGCCAGCAGCACGCTCACGCTGTCGCTGCGAGTACCCGTGCAACCCGCGCTGATCGAGTTCACGCTGTACGGCACGAACGGGAAATCCCAGCTCACCGGCAGGAGAACCGCCGCACGCGAGTGCTACGCGCAACTGCTCGACGAGTTCCTCGCGATGATCCGATCCGGCCGCACCGCGCACCCTTGCGACATCCGCCGCGGCCTCCACCTACAACGAGTCCTCGACGCTGTCCGACTGGCTGCTGACTGA
- a CDS encoding NUDIX domain-containing protein — protein MVRLPEDLTLPDEFVPPERPDRPATPKDAATVVLLRGGAHGPEVFLQRRVENMPFAGGMTVFPGGGVDPRDADASVAWSGPPPQWWARRFECSEEIARALVCAAVRETFEESGVLLAGPDADSVVSDTRPYADARPRLVSKELSLAAFLADSGLVLRADLLRPWANWVTPEPEPRRYDTRFFLAAMPDGQRADAVTTEASHAYWSTPEDALEDWRQRRCGLLPPTWVTLAEVGACGSVEAALDLERPLGKVLPKLVHRDGAWRVVLPGDPGYRTDVDEERDR, from the coding sequence ATGGTGCGACTGCCGGAGGACCTCACGTTGCCCGACGAATTCGTTCCTCCCGAACGGCCCGATCGCCCGGCGACGCCGAAGGACGCCGCGACGGTCGTGCTGCTGCGCGGCGGTGCGCACGGGCCTGAGGTGTTCTTGCAGCGCCGGGTCGAGAACATGCCGTTCGCCGGTGGCATGACGGTCTTCCCCGGTGGCGGTGTCGACCCGCGCGACGCGGACGCCTCGGTGGCCTGGAGCGGCCCGCCGCCGCAGTGGTGGGCGCGGCGCTTCGAGTGCTCCGAGGAGATCGCCCGCGCGCTGGTGTGCGCGGCGGTGCGCGAGACGTTCGAGGAGTCGGGAGTCCTGCTCGCAGGCCCCGACGCGGATTCCGTCGTCAGCGACACCCGCCCGTACGCGGACGCGCGGCCGAGGCTGGTCTCGAAGGAGTTGTCGCTGGCCGCGTTCCTCGCCGACTCGGGCCTGGTGCTGCGGGCCGATCTGTTGCGGCCGTGGGCGAACTGGGTCACGCCGGAGCCCGAACCCCGCCGGTACGACACGAGGTTCTTCCTCGCCGCGATGCCGGACGGGCAGCGTGCCGACGCCGTCACCACGGAGGCGTCGCACGCGTACTGGTCGACCCCTGAGGACGCGCTGGAGGACTGGCGGCAGCGACGCTGCGGCCTGCTCCCGCCGACCTGGGTGACCTTGGCGGAGGTGGGCGCCTGCGGCAGCGTCGAGGCCGCGCTGGACCTGGAGCGCCCGCTGGGCAAGGTGCTGCCGAAGCTGGTGCACCGCGACGGAGCTTGGCGCGTCGTGCTGCCGGGCGACCCCGGATACCGGACCGACGTGGACGAGGAGCGAGACAGGTGA
- a CDS encoding MBL fold metallo-hydrolase: protein MTHPAYGELRSVTPFASVLLAANPGPMTLDGTNTWLIGTDTRRVVLDPGPDDGEHLERIVEHGPVSLILLSHHHFDHTEGAAELASRTGAPVRALDPRLCVDAEPFADGEVIDAAGVPLTVLATPGHTRDSVCFRAGHEDASAVFTADSILGRGTTVVAHPDGHLGSYLASLRALAALPAGIAALPGHGPELPDVAAAATGYLAHREQRLGQIREVVRGAGAQLTAREVVEIVYADVDPSVWPAAELSVEAQLTYLAESGER, encoded by the coding sequence GTGACCCATCCCGCTTACGGCGAGCTGCGATCGGTGACTCCGTTCGCGTCGGTGCTGCTCGCCGCCAATCCGGGGCCGATGACGTTGGACGGCACCAACACCTGGCTGATCGGGACGGACACGCGGCGCGTCGTGCTCGACCCTGGTCCCGACGACGGCGAGCATCTGGAGCGGATCGTCGAGCACGGGCCGGTGTCGCTGATCCTGCTCAGCCACCACCACTTCGATCACACGGAGGGCGCGGCGGAGCTGGCGTCGCGCACCGGAGCTCCCGTGCGGGCGCTGGATCCGCGGTTGTGCGTGGACGCGGAGCCGTTCGCCGACGGTGAGGTCATCGACGCGGCGGGCGTGCCGCTCACGGTGCTCGCCACTCCCGGGCACACCAGGGACTCGGTGTGTTTCCGGGCCGGGCACGAGGACGCGTCGGCGGTGTTCACCGCGGACAGCATCCTGGGCCGGGGCACCACGGTCGTCGCCCACCCGGACGGGCACCTGGGCTCGTATTTGGCTTCGCTGCGAGCCTTGGCGGCGTTGCCCGCGGGCATCGCGGCGCTGCCGGGCCACGGTCCGGAGTTGCCCGATGTCGCGGCGGCCGCGACCGGCTACCTGGCGCATCGGGAGCAGCGACTCGGCCAGATCCGCGAGGTGGTGCGCGGCGCCGGGGCGCAGCTGACGGCCCGCGAGGTCGTGGAGATCGTCTACGCCGACGTGGACCCCTCGGTGTGGCCTGCGGCCGAGTTGAGCGTCGAGGCCCAGCTCACCTACCTCGCGGAGTCGGGCGAGCGCTGA